A genomic stretch from Sphingomonas sp. HDW15A includes:
- a CDS encoding PilZ domain-containing protein: protein MIKARIANAEDGSERRRDERIPVDIEGKVRELGMEGSEARVLNLSESGFMAETTAAFDVGARVWLIIPGRERASAVVRWTAGHRLGAEFAEPVSLDGVKD from the coding sequence ATGATCAAGGCGCGGATCGCCAATGCGGAAGATGGCTCGGAGCGCCGCCGCGACGAACGCATTCCGGTCGATATCGAGGGGAAGGTGCGTGAGCTTGGCATGGAGGGCTCGGAGGCGCGGGTCCTCAACCTGTCGGAAAGCGGCTTCATGGCCGAAACGACCGCCGCCTTCGATGTTGGCGCAAGGGTCTGGCTGATCATTCCAGGGCGCGAACGCGCGAGCGCCGTGGTTCGCTGGACGGCCGGCCACCGGCTTGGCGCAGAATTCGCCGAGCCTGTTTCGCTGGATGGCGTCAAAGATTGA